From the Bdellovibrio sp. ArHS genome, one window contains:
- a CDS encoding ATP-dependent Clp protease proteolytic subunit has product MKLLLKLAAFLPFLILSQRVFAATFEVKEVPRSEMESFFTIKISGEVTPGFAAQLDSEFSKIDPAKEVLLHLNSPGGLVDEGLEAIQIIKQQKEKGRVVETTVENGDKCGSICVPIYVQGKNRYAGEVAAFMFHGARPWHSNIPNKRKTEELLNKFVEAGVSEAWLKKLFGLGVFSEPGEYWVSGKELSAERSNVVTELIPKHVKFKPQRLPIDPNMGPR; this is encoded by the coding sequence ATGAAATTACTTTTGAAACTCGCAGCCTTTTTGCCGTTTCTCATTTTGAGTCAACGGGTATTCGCCGCCACTTTTGAAGTCAAAGAGGTTCCTCGTTCGGAAATGGAGAGCTTCTTCACAATTAAAATCTCAGGAGAAGTCACTCCCGGATTTGCAGCTCAACTTGATTCAGAATTTTCTAAAATAGATCCCGCCAAAGAAGTGTTACTACATTTGAACTCTCCGGGTGGCTTGGTCGATGAGGGACTTGAGGCTATCCAGATTATCAAACAACAAAAAGAAAAAGGCCGCGTTGTTGAAACCACTGTGGAAAATGGCGACAAGTGCGGCAGCATTTGCGTCCCGATTTATGTTCAAGGTAAGAACCGATACGCCGGTGAGGTAGCGGCATTTATGTTCCATGGCGCAAGACCCTGGCATTCCAACATCCCCAACAAAAGAAAAACCGAGGAACTCCTTAACAAGTTTGTTGAAGCTGGTGTCTCCGAAGCCTGGTTGAAGAAGCTTTTCGGCCTTGGCGTATTTAGCGAGCCCGGAGAATACTGGGTCTCTGGCAAAGAACTTTCTGCCGAAAGATCCAATGTCGTCACTGAGTTGATACCTAAGCATGTTAAGTTTAAACCTCAACGACTTCCGATTGATCCCAATATGGGCCCTCGCTAG
- a CDS encoding serine protease: protein MTVIFRFVLSFTLMTPLLSHADIFGPDDRKDPLQVPSKSHLANSVAVGVLSSLWTDLGNGFSSLEANRMNEFMCQDERFSEENSIAYACSGFLVAPDLLVTAGHCAVNFGEIHHVTDQYCEVYTWLFDYNSKMNLRKISNDKIYRCKEIIYATLSEAEEVQDFALIRLDRHTVNRTPFKIADHPIQMNDSVALLGFPMGLPLKFADNAKVFSPNHRGRSFLTDLDAFSGNSGGPVLNAKDEVVGLLIAGNPSNSTYTDPVQRCERYNSCDSNGENCKAFSPHFPLQGFPNTFSEVQSLLFYRDVILKSMVLK from the coding sequence ATGACTGTGATTTTCCGATTTGTTTTAAGCTTCACTCTCATGACGCCGTTGTTGAGCCATGCCGATATTTTTGGCCCTGATGATCGAAAAGATCCACTACAAGTGCCGTCCAAGTCCCACCTTGCGAACTCGGTTGCGGTGGGTGTTTTAAGCAGCCTATGGACTGATCTGGGTAATGGTTTCTCGTCGCTAGAAGCCAACAGAATGAATGAATTCATGTGCCAAGACGAACGTTTCTCTGAGGAAAACAGCATTGCCTACGCTTGTTCAGGTTTTCTAGTGGCACCGGATCTCTTAGTGACGGCTGGACACTGTGCCGTTAACTTCGGCGAGATCCACCATGTTACTGATCAATACTGCGAAGTTTATACTTGGCTGTTCGACTACAATAGCAAAATGAATCTCCGAAAAATCAGCAATGACAAGATTTATCGATGCAAAGAAATCATCTACGCCACACTCAGTGAAGCAGAAGAAGTTCAGGACTTCGCACTCATTCGTCTGGATCGTCACACCGTCAATAGAACGCCTTTTAAAATTGCCGACCACCCTATTCAGATGAATGACTCAGTCGCCTTGTTAGGTTTCCCTATGGGACTTCCCCTGAAATTCGCCGACAACGCCAAAGTATTTTCTCCCAATCATCGCGGTCGATCCTTTTTAACGGATCTAGATGCTTTTTCAGGGAACAGCGGTGGTCCCGTTCTTAATGCAAAAGATGAGGTCGTGGGCCTTCTTATCGCGGGCAATCCCAGTAACTCAACCTACACCGACCCAGTCCAAAGATGCGAAAGATACAACTCCTGTGATTCGAACGGGGAAAACTGCAAGGCTTTTTCTCCACACTTCCCTCTTCAGGGCTTTCCGAACACTTTCTCTGAAGTACAAAGCCTGCTGTTTTATCGCGATGTTATTTTAAAAAGTATGGTCTTAAAATAA
- a CDS encoding transporter substrate-binding domain-containing protein: protein MFFWNSPTPFAQKKHSLKVINVGTSEIPPYLSSSMKKGGALVYSMEKIFAQIGYKPVVHYVSWNRTRIMAEKGEIDCYAPTIRNDLLPGFTFFKTSSKVPWVIIQRKEKPIEWHKLSDLYKYEVGRVLGYYLRDEERQIYTHGVKVQSTTDNSKNLLMVATGRIDYAVIDPIVFSFLMQTDPSLIPYKDKLEINKQPLSLSDYGIAIRDSKKFVGLKDLLQKPETIEKLNRYVIEYLTNKDYIQNFILPGS from the coding sequence GTGTTTTTCTGGAACTCCCCAACTCCCTTTGCACAAAAAAAACACTCCTTAAAAGTCATTAATGTTGGCACATCCGAAATTCCGCCTTACTTGAGTTCCTCCATGAAAAAAGGTGGAGCCCTGGTTTATTCTATGGAAAAAATATTTGCGCAGATTGGGTATAAGCCCGTTGTCCATTATGTCTCTTGGAATAGAACCCGGATCATGGCCGAAAAAGGGGAAATCGACTGCTACGCCCCTACCATCAGAAACGACCTTCTGCCCGGATTTACTTTCTTTAAAACCTCCTCAAAGGTTCCGTGGGTGATCATTCAACGAAAAGAAAAGCCGATTGAATGGCATAAGCTATCTGACCTTTATAAGTACGAAGTGGGTCGTGTGCTTGGCTACTATCTTCGCGACGAGGAACGACAGATCTACACACATGGTGTGAAGGTTCAAAGTACGACAGATAACTCTAAAAATCTTCTTATGGTGGCGACAGGACGCATCGATTATGCCGTTATTGACCCCATTGTCTTTTCTTTCCTCATGCAGACTGATCCCAGCCTGATTCCATATAAAGACAAGTTGGAAATCAACAAACAGCCGCTGAGTCTCTCCGACTATGGCATTGCCATAAGAGACAGCAAAAAATTTGTGGGATTAAAAGATCTCCTGCAAAAACCCGAGACGATTGAAAAGCTTAATCGCTATGTAATAGAATACTTAACAAATAAAGATTATATACAAAACTTTATTCTGCCAGGATCGTGA